The proteins below are encoded in one region of Lactuca sativa cultivar Salinas chromosome 3, Lsat_Salinas_v11, whole genome shotgun sequence:
- the LOC111891838 gene encoding uncharacterized protein LOC111891838, producing MKKCKSCWDVLYTSWTRLVNSETKEAYNKNLAQVEKITNNYPDAFSYLNKTWLTPHKEKAESQHAKLKRYVETSRSDIAKSLKRITDVVESQYTEYERSKEFGFVYENCGCQVRTSYGLPCAHEQAIFVKKGHCVPLYSVDKFWKKLDLLECKSLEDDNLGCAVEVNMFNAHYEKQSRPVKLSLARKLLNLITSSTTSVSEPATHKNTRGRPSLKKKLFKKTHIDLNKDPPTQDPPPQDQPTQAPPTQYPSRRSISTYTPDYMRSNLFDLNQEPDRHSTYSFREPPMFNSTFNQEQSMHSSYFNQEHVMYNSDPLMNEIPYEFHPYVTNIQNMRGDGNYGFRAIVACLGYSEDNWRQIRLDLQNELLAHPAEYAQIFDYDLNTIHHSLNFNGSHFAPKDRWLIMPVTSFLIANKYNVIVIFLSKDSPSTCFPLWLGPQDISTHIVVVIALVRGDHYVNVDLHGAYPMPTILPLWRHNRSSRSTGWETIYAARLNSYISPFATHSNCNNSTVIISDN from the exons ATGAAGAAATGCAAATCATGTTGGGATGTTCTTTATACGTCATGGACGAGGTTGGTTAACTCTGAAACAAAGGAAGCATACAACAAGAATTTGGCACAAGTTGAAAAAATTACGAACAATTATCCAG ATGCATTTTCTTATCTAAACAAAACATGGTTGACACCACACAAAGAAAA AGCTGAAAGTCAACATGCCAAGTTAAAAAGATATGTCGAAACATCACGATCAGATATCGCTAAATCATTGAAGCGTATTACTGATGTTGTTGAGTCACAATACACAG AATATGAGCGGTCCAAAGAATTTGGATTTGTTTATGAAAATTGTGGATGTCAAGTACGTACAAGTTATGGGCTGCCATGTGCGCATGAACAAGCTATATTTGTTAAAAAAGGTCATTGTGTACCGCTTTATTCGGTAGATAAGTTTTGGAAGAAACTTGATTTATTAGAATGCAAATCGTTAGAAGATGACAATTTGGGTTGTGCAGTTGAGGTAAATATGTTTAATGCTCATTACGAAAAACAATCAAGACCTGTTAAGTTAAGTTTAGCAAGGAAGTTACTAAACTTAATCACGTCGTCAACAACTTCAGTTTCTGAACCTGCTACTCACAAAAATACTCGTGGGCGCCCCTCCTTAAAGAAGAAACTTTTCAAGAAAACCCATATCGATTTAAACAAGGACCCACCAACTCAAGATCCACCACCTCAAGATCAACCGACTCAAGCGCCACCAACTCAATATCCGTCTCGACGTAGCATTTCTACTTATACGCCTGATTATATGCGGTCTAATTTGTTTGATCTAAACCAGGAACCGGATAGGCACAGTACGTACTCGTTCCGAGAACCTCCAATGTTCAACTCAACTTTTAATCAGGAACAATCGATGCATAGCTCGTACTTCAACCAAGAACACGTAATGTATAATTCAGATCCACTTATGAATGAAATTCCGTATGAATTTCATCCATATgtcacaaacatacaaaacatgaGGGGAGATGGAAATTATGGATTTCGTGCAATAGTTGCGTGTCTCGGTTATAGTGAAGATAATTGGCGTCAAATCCGCTTAGATTTACAGAATGAGTTGTTAGCACACCCAGCTGAGTACGCACAAATTTTTGATTACGATTTAAACACCATACATCACTCATTGAATTTCAATGGATCACATTTCGCACCAAAAGATCGTTGGTTGATTATGCCGGTCACTAGCTTTCTCATTGCTAACAAGTATAATGTAATAGTTATTTTTCTAAGCAAAGATAGTCCATCAACGTGTTTTCCACTATGGCTTGGTCCCCAAGACATCTCAACtcatatagttgttgttattgctcTTGTTAGAGGTGATCATTATGTGAATGTTGATTTACATGGAGCATATCCAATGCCTACTATTTTACCACTTTGGCGTCACAACAGATCATCACGGTCTACTGGATGGGAAACTATTTATGCTGCTCGCCTGAATTCCTACATTTCTCCATTTGCAACACATAGTAATTGTAACAATTCTACAGTTATAATATCTGAtaattaa
- the LOC111891835 gene encoding DNA (cytosine-5)-methyltransferase CMT2: MEILKLKFYFYFIFIGVAPIYFPIWRFQYTKSPSHLSDSNSISHNTLLIFLSQWSQPEMVGNIDGNGGEGSTSTLHPPSRPPLSPLSPHPSSITAGTGDEGSSSHLPSKTPLSPLCPQSSSLPSSASQDTPAVRLATGGEDSTSHPPIKPPISLLFPEPSSVTANHDSPPVHFGTGGEGSNSRPPSKPPLSPSPQQPSSITANHDTPAVHSGQISRRRSPRLIDCNNGGTDSSFDFNNLPKKKKARTTEPFSSLPNNVSFLIGDPVPDEEARRRWPWRYDCGELKSKGRFPNSNNDNGNEDKLVLNVKCHYLQANIESHIFDLGDYACVKGEEGSHDHVGRILEFFKTNSNEDFFRVQWFFRAEDTVIGKDEAASHDNKRLFYSTLKNDNPLDCILSKVKVLKIAPGVNLKSIPPCDYYYDMKYNIDYSTFSTIKDDVPCIKEEIHSNGSNDTNINGINNNLKAKKSELSLLDMYSGCGGMSTGLCFGAKASGVDLSTKWAVDANKDACESLRLNHPETQIRNESAEDFLDLIKEWDKLCKKYSVNEDKDEDEDEDSMLAESADDVSIPSKPDDIVTEDEYEVERLVDICYSDFGKNKRELTFKVRWAGYGPSDDTWEPLQELSNCEDKIQEFVQKGMKANILPRPGDVDIICGGPPCQGISGYNRHRNFESPLEDERNYQIVVFMETINFLRPKFILMENVGDILRFANGCLARYAISCLVRNHYQVRLGIMAAGCYGLPQFRLRVFLWGAHADVNLPPFPLPTHDAIFKYGPPTGFERNVVAYDKGELRDLEECVLLKDAISDLPPVSNSEIRDEMKYGSDPETEFQKYIRATKSDMLGIPCIEKQKPKLHDHRPKELNEDDYLRVSRIPKTKGASFKDLPGIIVDDDYTVSRLPEADLMPSGKHWVPDYAINLLERKSARSFARLWWDETVSTVFCLPNFRVEAVLHPEQDRVLTIRENARLQGFPDFYVLCGTVNERYRQVGNAVAVPVGRALGYTLGMAFQKLTGDEPLTTLPPKFSHSTTIALLQPPVATTTTP; this comes from the exons ATGGAGATTTTgaaactcaaattttatttttattttatttttatcggtGTTGCTCCCATTTATTTCCCGATTTGGCGATTTCAGTATACCAAATCACCCTCACACTTGTCAGATTCAAACTCTATTTCCCATAATACCCTTCTCATCTTCCTGTCTCAGTGGAGTCAACCAGAGATGGTTGGTAATATTGATGGCAACGGCGGCGAGGGTTCTACTTCTACTTTACATCCACCCTCAAGACCTCCACTATCGCCGCTGTCTCCACACCCATCTAGTATAACAGCCGGCACCGGCGATGAGGGTTCTAGCTCCCATCTACCCTCAAAAACTCCATTATCGCCTTTATGTCCACAATCATCTTCTCTCCCAAGCTCAGCAAGCCAAGATACCCCGGCTGTGCGTTTAGCCACCGGCGGCGAGGATTCTACTTCCCATCCACCCATAAAACCTCCAATTTCGCTGTTATTTCCGGAGCCATCTTCTGTAACAGCAAACCATGATTCCCCTCCTGTGCATTTCGGCACCGGTGGTGAGGGGTCTAATTCCCGTCCACCATCAAAACCTCCACTATCGCCGTCACCTCAACAGCCATCGTCTATAACAGCAAACCATGATACCCCGGCTGTGCATTCCGGCCAAATTTCACGCAGACGGTCCcctagacttattgactgtaataACGGCGGCACAGACAGTTCTTTTGACTTTAATAACTTACCGAAGAAAAAgaaggctcgtactactgaaccTTTTTCTTCCCTCCCCAATAATGTCTCTTTCTTGATCGGCGATCCAGTTCCCGACGAAGAGGCTCGACGGAGATGGCCTTGGCGTTACGATTGTGGg GAACTCAAAAGCAAAGGTCGCTTCCCAAACAGCAA CAATGATAATGGAAATGAGGACAAGTTGGTTTTGAATGTGAAATGCCATTATTTACAAGCTAATATCGAGTCACACATCTTTGATCTTGGTGATTATGCATGTGTGAAG GGTGAAGAAGGTAGCCATGATCATGTTGGTAGGATACTTGAATTTTTTAAGACAAATTCAAATGAAGATTTTTTCAGAGTTCAATGGTTTTTCAGAGCTGAAGATACT GTAATAGGAAAAGATGAAGCAGCATCTCATGACAATAAGCGGTTGTTCTATTCTACCTTAAAGAATGACAATCCATTAGATtgcattctctcaaaagtcaaagtACTCAAAATAGCACCTGGT GTAAATTTGAAGTCTATTCCACCATGTGATTATTATTATGACATGAAATACAACATAGATTACTCCACATTTTCTACAATAAAAGATG ATGTTCCATGTATTAAGGAGGAAATCCATAGTAATGGAAGCAATGATACTAACATAAATggaataaataataatttaaaagcTAAAAAATCAGAATTGTCACTATTAGATATGTATTCTGGTTGTGGGGGAATGTCAACAGGATTATGTTTTGGAGCAAAGGCATCTGGGGTAGATCTGTCAACA AAATGGGCTGTAGATGCCAACAAAGATGCTTGTGAAAGCTTGAGGTTAAACCATCCAGAGACACAA ATTAGAAATGAATCTGCTGAAGATTTTCTTGACCTAATAAAGGAGTGGGACAAACTCTGCAAAAAATATTCAGTCAACGAGgataaagatgaagatgaagatgaagattccATGTTGGCTGAGTCAGCTGATGATGTCAGCATACCCTCAAAGCCTGATGATATTGTTACAGAAGATGAATATGAAGTTGAAAGATTGGTTGATATATGTTATTCTGATTTTGGTAAAAATAAACGTGAGCTCACATTTAAG GTGCGTTGGGCTGGATATGGTCCAAGTGATGATACATGGGAGCCACTACAGGAGTTAAG CAATTGCGAGGACAAGATTCAGGAGTTTGTCCAGAAGGGAATGAAGGCAAACATATTGCCACGTCCG GGTGATGTTGACATCATCTGTGGTGGCCCACCATGCCAAGGAATAAGCGGTTACAATCGGCATAGAAATTTCGAATCTCCTTTAGAAGACGAAAGGAATTATCAAATTGTAGTATTCATGGAAACTATTAACTTTTTGAGGCCAAAATTTATTCTCATGGAAAATGTGGGTGACATTTTAAGATTTGCAAATGGTTGCCTTGCAAGATACGCCATTAGTTGTTTGGTTCGCAATCATTACCAAGTTCGCCTTGGAATTATGGCTGCTGGTTGTTATGGTCTCCCTCAATTCCGCTTGCGTGTCTTCTTATGGGGCGCTCATGCTGACGTG AATCTACCACCATTTCCACTTCCGACTCATGATGCCATCTTCAAGTATGGGCCTCCAACTGGTTTTGAG CGTAATGTTGTTGCTTATGATAAAGGGGAATTACGGGATCTTGAGGAATGCGTTCTTCTTAAGGATGCCATATCTGATCTTCCACCC gTCTCAAACTCTGAAATTCGTGATGAAATGAAGTATGGAAGTGATCCAGAAACCGAATTTCAGAAATATATTAGGGCCACAAAGTCAG ATATGTTGGGCATCCCTTGTATAGAGAAGCAGAAGCCTAAACTACACGATCACCGCCCTAAAGAATTAAACGAGGATGATTATTTGCGTGTTTCTCGAATCCCAAAAACAAAG ggAGCAAGTTTTAAAGATCTCCCCGGCATTATTGTTGATGATGATTATACTGTATCCAGGTTACCTGAAGCCGACCTCATGCCATCTGGAAAACATTGG GTCCCTGATTATGCGATAAATTTATTAGAAAGGAAAAGTGCAAG GTCTTTTGCACGTTTATGGTGGGATGAGACTGTTTCCACTGTTTTCTGTTTGCCAAATTTCCGTGTTGAG GCTGTTTTACATCCAGAACAAGATAGGGTCCTGACTATTCGTGAGAATGCAAGGTTACAAGGTTTTCCCGACTTTTATGTACTATGTGGTACTGTTAATGAAAG ATACCGGCAAGTGGGTAATGCTGTGGCGGTTCCGGTTGGGCGTGCACTCGGTTATACACTCGGAATGGCATTCCAAAAGTTGACCGGAGATGAACCTCTGACGACTCTCCCGCCAAAATTCTCACATTCTACCACCATCGCCTTGTTGCAGCCGCCagtagccaccaccaccaccccttAA
- the LOC111891837 gene encoding leucine-rich repeat extensin-like protein 4 has protein sequence MASRSSLVTTTTAVFSFLILYLANITAKHRHSTTNDHHHHHHDSSVSNPRLQQAYLALQAWKLVIYSDPFNTTSDWIGPSVCSYTGIYCAPYPNDTNIQTVAGIDLNHADIAGFLPNEFGLLSDLALLHLNSNRFCGILPLTLSNLTLLFELDLSNNRFVGPFPSVVMSLPSLKFLDLRFNEFEGPLPPELFNKNLDAIFINSNRLTSVIPSNLGSSTASVVVFANNNLGGCLPPSIANFANTMEELLLINTNISGCLPQEVGFLYKLRVLDVSSNKLVGEIPYSIAGLAHLEQLNLGHNMMSGVVPLGVCELPNLVNFTFSYNYFFEEEGVCGNLTSVGIVADDRRNCLPERPLQRSKKECDAVLEHPVDCFELPCGHTHS, from the coding sequence ATGGCGTCGAGAAGCTCTTTAGTTACTACCACTACTGCTGTGTTTTCCTTTTTAATTCTTTACCTCGCCAACATAACAGCCAAACACCGCCATTCCACCACCAacgaccaccaccatcatcaccatgaCTCAAGTGTATCAAACCCACGACTCCAACAAGCTTATCTTGCACTTCAAGCATGGAAACTCGTGATTTACTCCGACCCTTTTAATACTACTTCAGATTGGATTGGGCCTTCAGTTTGCAGTTACACAGGAATATACTGCGCTCCGTATCCAAACGACACAAATATCCAGACGGTTGCCGGAATCGATTTAAACCATGCAGATATCGCCGGATTCCTCCCTAATGAATTCGGTTTGTTGTCTGACCTTGCGCTACTCCATCTAAACAGCAACCGCTTCTGTGGCATCCTCCCTCTCACTTTATCGAATCTCACTCTCCTCTTCGAGCTTGACCTAAGCAACAATCGATTCGTGGGTCCTTTCCCTTCCGTCGTCATGTCCCTCCCTAGCCTCAAATTTCTCGACCTCCGTTTCAATGAATTCGAAGGGCCATTGCCCCCGGAGCTCTTCAACAAAAACCTAGACGCCATTTTCATCAACAGCAATCGTTTAACGTCTGTGATTCCTTCGAATTTGGGGTCGAGCACGGCTTCTGTGGTGGTTTTCGCGAACAACAACTTGGGAGGATGTCTCCCGCCAAGCATAGCAAACTTCGCAAACACCATGGAAGAACTGTTGCTGATTAACACGAATATATCGGGGTGTTTGCCTCAGGAGGTGGGGTTTCTTTACAAGTTAAGGGTGTTGGATGTGAGCTCGAATAAGTTGGTGGGTGAAATACCTTACAGCATTGCAGGATTAGCTCATTTGGAGCAGCTAAATTTAGGGCATAATATGATGAGTGGGGTGGTTCCATTAGGTGTTTGTGAGTTGCCTAATTTGGTAAACTTCACGTTTTCGTACAACTATTTCTTTGAGGAAGAAGGTGTTTGTGGGAATTTGACGTCGGTGGGGATTGTGGCGGATGACCGAAGAAACTGTCTGCCGGAGAGGCCTCTTCAGAGGAGCAAGAAGGAATGTGATGCAGTGCTTGAACATCCTGTTGACTGCTTTGAGCTTCCCTGTGGTCATACTCATTCATGA